A window of Rhododendron vialii isolate Sample 1 chromosome 11a, ASM3025357v1 contains these coding sequences:
- the LOC131306472 gene encoding early nodulin-like protein 14 encodes MEVSSRLFLLLISLLSLLFQLSDSATLVVDGVSQWRNPTVYVGDSIIFKHKYNSKLYIFRNRGAFDLCNFTQAVLLTKPNSTSFTWHPSRLGFFYFAFNNGSAAPCQQGQKLAIKVSLSPSKNSAAAPVPSPAVDPVMPAPTSGGIVSSSPAYPWPFHPHESTPPSQAPSADLPANSPSWPGNGDGIPFINSNPAVPLPTGEVDSATISPLAASGHGGKVVVGFAVQMALCFVVLLVLL; translated from the exons ATGGAAGTCTCATCAAGGCTTTTCCTCCTCTTGATCTCCCTTCTCAGTCTACTCTTCCAGCTTTCTGACTCTGCAACATTGGTAGTTGATGGAGTTTCACAGTGGAGAAACCCAACTGTTTATGTTGGAGATTCTATCA TTTTCAAGCACAAGTATAATTCCAAGCTTTACATTTTCCGGAACAGAGGAGCCTTCGACCTCTGCAACTTCACTCAAGCTGTGCTTCTTACCAAGCCCAATTCCACCTCCTTCact TGGCATCCCTCGAGGCTAGGTTTCTTCTACTTCGCCTTCAACAACGGCTCTGCCGCACCATGCCAACAAGGCCAGAAACTAGCCATTAAGGTGTCTTTGTCACCTTCTAAAAACTCCGCCGCCGCGCCTGTACCATCTCCAGCGGTAGATCCGGTGATGCCGGCACCGACTTCCGGCGGAATCGTATCATCATCTCCAGCCTACCCGTGGCCGTTCCATCCTCACGAATCGACGCCGCCTAGCCAGGCCCCCAGCGCAGATTTACCGGCAAATAGCCCGTCGTGGCCGGGGAACGGGGACGGGATACCGTTTATAAACAGTAATCCGGCTGTGCCTTTGCCTACTGGTGAAGTGGACTCTGCTACGATAAGCCCTTTGGCCGCATCTGGACATGGAGGGAAG GTTGTTGTTGGGTTTGCAGTACAAATGGCTCTCTGTTTTGTGGTTTTGCTGGTCCtgctatga